Proteins from a genomic interval of Paenibacillus sp. FSL R5-0623:
- a CDS encoding TnsD family Tn7-like transposition protein: MMLQFPTPYHDELLQSLLARVGIRSGNISNRAILMDIFGTDSFTACLELQPGISNIVSNLPIGSTISAKQLIYQNTMYLFYNAFRDEEQAHAIYISMLDEHGRDLHNAIGLMSSSVQPNTHFQYCSLCNQESIRQHGELYWTRLFQIPGVRICIKHGIWLSESSVLTRERTKYAFIAPTQDNCTDHSVREITDKEMLGQYSCIVNNIEKLLNFKYNHRPMEWFHKHYINQLMRKGYASDKGRTDYKRLRAEFIDFYGVELLEILQSSANGESSWLKLIFQRHRKGFHPIRHLLVMQFLGLTLDEVFNSDPSEIDGHESKISLPKRKIMKKTMTEEYREQAKRERREVWLQMRNDYPHHGRLELRKLNPKVYAWLYLYDREFLMEHMPQKLPPKAGTTRHDWEKRDVEILEEVAEIAEQLMSEVGKPRRITLERIQEIIGSKCLMPKHLKKMPRTRTFLEQVVEDAEAFQKRRVLWAIGELKSNNESLTLNKVKVKAGVSRVPEEFSQEFTVISPKHK; this comes from the coding sequence ATGATGCTCCAATTTCCGACTCCCTATCATGATGAGTTATTACAAAGTTTGCTTGCCAGAGTTGGGATTCGAAGTGGGAACATAAGCAACAGGGCTATCTTAATGGACATATTCGGAACAGATAGCTTCACAGCATGCTTGGAGTTGCAACCAGGCATCAGCAATATAGTTTCAAATTTACCTATTGGATCAACAATATCAGCAAAACAACTCATCTACCAGAATACGATGTACCTCTTTTATAACGCTTTTCGGGATGAAGAACAGGCGCACGCCATATATATCAGTATGCTTGATGAGCATGGAAGGGATCTGCATAATGCCATTGGTTTAATGTCATCATCAGTCCAACCGAATACTCACTTTCAATATTGCTCCTTATGCAATCAGGAGAGCATAAGACAGCATGGAGAACTATATTGGACGCGGCTATTTCAAATCCCAGGTGTTCGAATTTGCATCAAACATGGCATATGGCTTTCTGAAAGCTCGGTTTTGACGAGAGAAAGAACGAAGTATGCATTCATAGCTCCAACACAGGATAATTGCACTGATCATTCTGTTCGAGAGATTACTGATAAGGAAATGTTGGGCCAATATAGTTGCATCGTGAACAACATTGAGAAGTTGCTCAATTTTAAATATAATCATCGTCCAATGGAGTGGTTTCATAAACACTACATAAATCAGTTGATGCGGAAAGGCTACGCCTCAGATAAGGGAAGAACTGATTATAAGCGATTAAGAGCAGAATTTATTGATTTTTACGGAGTTGAACTGCTGGAGATTCTCCAATCATCAGCAAATGGTGAAAGTAGCTGGTTAAAGCTAATTTTCCAAAGGCATCGAAAGGGGTTTCATCCTATTCGCCATCTGTTGGTCATGCAATTTTTAGGATTGACACTGGACGAAGTTTTTAATAGCGATCCATCTGAAATAGATGGTCATGAGAGTAAAATATCTCTGCCAAAGAGAAAAATTATGAAGAAAACAATGACTGAAGAATATAGAGAGCAAGCTAAAAGGGAGAGACGAGAAGTATGGTTGCAAATGCGAAATGATTATCCTCATCATGGTAGATTGGAGTTGAGGAAGCTTAATCCCAAGGTATATGCGTGGCTCTATCTGTACGATCGAGAATTTCTTATGGAGCACATGCCCCAAAAGTTGCCACCGAAGGCTGGTACTACGCGTCATGATTGGGAAAAGCGAGATGTGGAAATTCTTGAAGAAGTTGCTGAGATTGCAGAACAGTTGATGAGTGAGGTAGGAAAGCCACGCCGCATCACTTTGGAAAGAATACAGGAGATTATAGGTAGCAAATGTTTAATGCCTAAGCATTTAAAAAAGATGCCACGTACTCGAACCTTTCTTGAGCAGGTGGTAGAAGATGCTGAAGCGTTTCAAAAACGTAGAGTATTGTGGGCAATCGGGGAATTGAAGTCGAACAATGAATCACTAACTTTAAATAAGGTTAAAGTGAAGGCTGGAGTAAGTAGGGTTCCAGAAGAATTTTCGCAGGAGTTTACTGTGATATCTCCAAAACACAAATAA
- a CDS encoding helix-turn-helix transcriptional regulator, with product MDGSITGEKSEQGTGGSDKFALLIKHYRKLRNFSLKDLENASGGSVSAGYIHRLESGERNSPSISKILALAKALRIRNEVLVPILFYELDEEDRSFSLSEVLIQNSYFLGSGMLSSEAKQSLIRIVEFIDHAEWSPTSKMREMYQLSEIIDDFKKAVS from the coding sequence ATGGACGGAAGCATAACAGGGGAAAAGAGTGAACAAGGAACAGGTGGTTCTGATAAATTCGCACTTTTGATTAAGCACTACCGCAAGCTACGCAATTTTTCGTTAAAGGATCTTGAAAATGCCAGTGGTGGGTCAGTTAGTGCAGGCTATATCCACCGACTCGAAAGCGGAGAGCGAAATTCTCCGAGCATAAGCAAGATACTTGCGCTGGCTAAGGCATTACGGATTAGAAATGAGGTGTTGGTTCCAATCTTGTTTTACGAGTTGGATGAAGAGGACAGATCATTTTCTTTGTCGGAAGTGTTGATTCAGAACAGCTATTTTTTAGGGAGTGGTATGCTTAGTTCTGAAGCTAAACAGTCGCTTATACGTATTGTTGAGTTTATTGATCATGCCGAATGGTCGCCGACATCTAAAATGAGAGAGATGTATCAGCTATCGGAGATAATTGACGATTTTAAAAAAGCCGTAAGCTAA
- a CDS encoding TnsA endonuclease C-terminal domain-containing protein, which yields MSKFNYDASDAKLQRFIKEGRGQGRGAEYQPWLNVHSIASRGRVSRVSGWKTGRVHHFLSDNETRYFYLCEWSDAVIDIREHYPLMDLYEMTDILDDDLAKKLMDRKTGTPHILTSTFLITVKNDEGQERHFARNIKEARDFEKNSVIERYEVIRRYWHKKGIPWGLVSSSEINAVRAKNIEWLHAARRLSDWGYSDQQIAGEIRFLMELLIGGQGSIKNAIERFDSQVSGEQGKGLLMLKHLLAAKQIKIDMDKPIDLNHSAKSIEIVDNKGSDTVAKISG from the coding sequence ATGTCTAAATTTAACTACGATGCTTCTGATGCCAAATTACAACGATTCATTAAGGAAGGAAGAGGTCAGGGGCGTGGGGCAGAATACCAGCCATGGCTAAATGTCCATAGCATTGCATCCCGCGGAAGAGTGAGCAGAGTTTCGGGCTGGAAAACTGGCAGGGTGCATCATTTTCTATCCGATAATGAGACGCGCTATTTCTATTTATGCGAGTGGTCAGATGCTGTGATCGACATCCGCGAGCATTATCCCCTCATGGATTTGTACGAGATGACTGATATTCTCGATGACGACTTAGCCAAAAAGCTTATGGATCGTAAAACAGGTACTCCACATATTTTAACGAGCACCTTCCTGATTACGGTAAAAAATGATGAGGGACAAGAGCGACATTTTGCACGCAACATCAAAGAGGCGAGGGATTTCGAAAAAAACTCAGTCATTGAACGTTATGAGGTCATTCGCCGATATTGGCACAAAAAAGGTATTCCCTGGGGACTGGTTAGCTCCTCTGAAATCAATGCGGTACGGGCAAAGAACATTGAATGGTTGCACGCCGCAAGAAGACTAAGCGATTGGGGATATTCAGATCAACAGATTGCAGGCGAAATCCGATTTTTAATGGAGTTGTTAATCGGCGGGCAAGGATCGATAAAAAACGCAATCGAACGTTTTGACAGTCAGGTTTCAGGAGAGCAAGGGAAAGGATTATTAATGCTCAAGCATCTGCTTGCGGCTAAACAAATCAAAATCGATATGGACAAGCCTATTGACCTTAATCATTCTGCTAAAAGCATTGAGATTGTGGATAACAAAGGAAGTGATACAGTTGCTAAGATTAGCGGTTAA
- a CDS encoding Mu transposase C-terminal domain-containing protein, translating into MLRLAVNTMLQYGGDTKQIERILWIDAGRVHCYIINIFTNRFPELRLIEDIERGIQEEVIHVVEDQWFSVVCEELLSDKARVQMENAWEAVKQLGDQEPAIFDTATRMKLIQKASDFSGVSTKTIGRYLKSFWVKGKVKYALAPSFDKRGGKGKTKASGQEKRGRPRKYSQEEGINVDEEVERIFRVVLKKYYYTSKKAPLKFAYQKMIQEFYSHDSRMENGVKMPIIQGSSKLPTYTQFKYFFQKENNIKKEVSTRFSSKKYELLHRPVLGSATAEAIGPGSRYLFDATAFDVYLVSRINRNWIIGRPYLVYTQDVFSRCITSIHVTLETSWLSAAMAIANCCEDKVEFCRQYGIDIRPEEWEAKHLPETILGDRGELFTKDAETLISSLHVKIENTSSYRGDLKAILERHFRTTNDLTKMMLPGVINPDFRQRGPNSRDYRLDAKLDLYQFTQIIIRCVLYHNNHYLPNYPREEMMISDDVESIPSKIWQWGVQYRSGKLREVPKSVILLNLLPASECLVTYQGLKFKGLFYSSHTALKERWMEKARVGTWKIPVSYDPRNLGTIYLRGVGENGFEPCYLLSQYNQFNGRTQEEIEYLQEFERMQKAQHTEKELQPQIDLITHIEAIVQEAEKQTKEQYVSGTKAEKLRGIQDYRNFEKKLIRNEESIHAQLGFGKPTHSEDRADSSGNIDYFDDFELLRRKRGEE; encoded by the coding sequence TTGCTAAGATTAGCGGTTAACACGATGCTCCAATATGGAGGAGATACAAAGCAAATCGAAAGAATTTTGTGGATCGATGCTGGACGAGTCCATTGCTATATCATTAATATCTTTACGAATCGATTCCCTGAACTGCGATTAATTGAGGATATTGAGAGAGGAATACAGGAAGAAGTAATTCATGTGGTCGAGGATCAATGGTTTTCTGTTGTCTGTGAGGAGCTTTTATCTGATAAGGCAAGGGTGCAGATGGAGAACGCATGGGAGGCTGTAAAACAATTAGGGGATCAGGAACCAGCCATATTCGACACGGCTACTCGTATGAAGCTAATCCAAAAAGCATCTGACTTTTCAGGAGTCAGCACAAAAACTATTGGACGATACCTGAAGTCATTTTGGGTCAAGGGGAAAGTCAAATACGCCTTGGCTCCATCGTTTGATAAAAGAGGAGGCAAGGGAAAGACGAAGGCTTCAGGGCAAGAAAAGCGTGGAAGACCGCGAAAATATAGTCAAGAAGAAGGGATTAATGTTGACGAAGAGGTTGAACGGATTTTTCGAGTCGTCTTGAAAAAATACTATTATACCTCAAAGAAAGCACCGCTGAAGTTTGCTTATCAAAAGATGATTCAGGAGTTCTATAGTCATGACAGCAGGATGGAAAACGGTGTGAAGATGCCTATTATTCAAGGTTCGAGCAAATTACCAACGTATACTCAGTTCAAATACTTCTTTCAGAAGGAAAACAACATCAAGAAGGAAGTCTCAACGAGGTTTAGCTCGAAAAAATATGAGTTGCTTCACCGTCCAGTCCTCGGGAGTGCTACAGCAGAAGCCATTGGACCAGGGTCACGCTACTTGTTCGATGCGACTGCTTTCGATGTATATTTGGTCTCAAGAATTAATAGGAACTGGATAATCGGACGTCCCTACCTTGTATACACCCAGGATGTCTTCAGCAGATGCATCACTTCGATCCATGTCACTTTGGAAACAAGCTGGTTATCTGCGGCAATGGCAATTGCAAATTGCTGTGAAGATAAAGTTGAATTTTGTAGGCAGTATGGAATCGATATTCGACCTGAAGAATGGGAGGCAAAGCACCTACCCGAAACCATTCTCGGGGATCGCGGAGAACTCTTTACAAAGGATGCGGAGACCCTCATAAGCAGTCTGCACGTTAAAATCGAGAATACATCCAGCTACAGAGGGGATTTGAAAGCAATTCTTGAGCGACACTTTAGGACAACAAATGATCTGACTAAGATGATGCTTCCTGGAGTAATCAATCCAGATTTTAGGCAAAGAGGTCCGAACAGTCGCGATTATCGCTTGGATGCAAAATTGGACTTATACCAGTTCACACAGATCATCATCCGCTGTGTGCTCTACCATAACAATCATTATTTGCCCAATTATCCTCGCGAGGAAATGATGATCAGTGATGATGTAGAGAGCATCCCATCAAAAATCTGGCAGTGGGGAGTACAATATCGTTCAGGAAAATTGAGGGAAGTTCCGAAGTCAGTTATCTTGCTAAACTTGCTTCCAGCGTCTGAATGCCTGGTGACTTACCAAGGATTGAAATTTAAAGGTTTATTTTATAGTAGTCATACAGCTCTGAAAGAGCGGTGGATGGAGAAAGCACGCGTAGGAACTTGGAAAATTCCTGTGAGCTACGATCCACGAAATCTCGGGACGATATATCTGCGGGGAGTGGGCGAGAATGGTTTTGAACCTTGCTATCTTCTAAGCCAGTATAATCAATTCAACGGTCGAACGCAGGAGGAAATTGAGTATTTGCAGGAGTTCGAGCGGATGCAAAAGGCGCAACATACAGAAAAAGAGCTACAACCTCAAATTGATCTCATCACACACATCGAAGCTATTGTACAGGAAGCGGAAAAGCAAACGAAAGAGCAATATGTCTCGGGTACAAAAGCTGAAAAACTTCGTGGAATTCAAGACTATCGGAATTTTGAAAAGAAACTCATACGGAATGAGGAATCCATACATGCCCAACTTGGGTTCGGAAAACCAACTCATTCTGAAGACAGGGCAGACTCCTCTGGGAACATTGATTATTTTGATGATTTCGAATTGTTGAGAAGGAAACGAGGGGAGGAATAG
- a CDS encoding ATP-binding protein → MEWIKIPNGTLAQVAQYSQQIVSQYEGNMLIEALPPIMSKEEVVQALSSYPHFDVEERYADSHYRFHMIQQLLGYFQVMPLHIDLENRISRLIRQGYVNRNPIQPNYASQMVQGYADIQRGQIRQNIQISSSGLTIVGVSGMGKSTAINRILSTIPQIISHSEYNGVELSAYEVVFLRLECPPDGSIRGLINNFFVELDQLLGTNYMDRFGKNTKLSAASLMPIVAQIARGCNLGLLCVDEIQNLSVAKSGGAEKMLSFFVTLSNSIGLPTILIGTPTAQSLFSDFRIARRGSGQGDVAWLPMKKSEPSWRLFIEGIWDHQWVRNPTELTTELNDTIYEASCGITDIAVKIFMFSQIRAITSGTETITPQIIKGVVKDSLKLVEPMLNALRSGNLNGIARFGDINIAPIDGFIAAEQSKLDLGNLLQTFQKTQKEQQVQAERLKQDAVVRLTLLGVPEKEAKHNVSKITSDMPQIQNIQEVVQEAYKLHLGLIEDKQATSKTQPQIDDERDLRKLVKAGKENGFTAYQALKDAGYIASDFSIDTGSELG, encoded by the coding sequence ATGGAATGGATAAAGATTCCTAACGGGACTTTGGCACAAGTGGCTCAATATTCACAGCAAATTGTCAGTCAATACGAGGGCAATATGCTTATCGAAGCACTACCTCCCATTATGTCTAAAGAAGAGGTTGTTCAAGCCTTATCAAGTTATCCTCACTTTGATGTGGAGGAGCGCTATGCCGACAGTCATTATCGTTTCCACATGATTCAGCAACTGCTTGGTTACTTTCAAGTAATGCCTCTGCATATTGACCTTGAAAATCGAATATCGAGACTGATTCGGCAGGGCTATGTCAATCGAAACCCTATACAGCCTAACTATGCGAGCCAAATGGTTCAAGGATATGCAGATATTCAAAGGGGGCAAATCCGTCAAAACATACAAATTTCTTCTTCGGGACTGACCATTGTTGGCGTAAGTGGTATGGGGAAGAGCACGGCTATCAATCGCATCCTCTCTACGATTCCACAAATCATTAGTCATTCGGAGTACAATGGTGTTGAATTAAGCGCCTATGAGGTTGTATTTCTGCGTTTGGAATGCCCTCCAGACGGCTCAATTAGAGGGCTAATTAATAATTTTTTTGTAGAGTTGGATCAGCTCCTCGGGACAAATTACATGGATCGCTTTGGCAAAAACACTAAATTATCTGCCGCCTCTTTGATGCCGATTGTCGCCCAAATTGCAAGGGGCTGTAACTTAGGGCTTCTTTGCGTAGACGAGATCCAAAACTTATCCGTAGCAAAAAGTGGCGGTGCGGAAAAAATGCTCTCCTTCTTTGTTACGTTATCGAATTCTATAGGTCTTCCAACTATCCTAATTGGAACTCCCACCGCTCAATCCCTTTTCTCTGATTTCCGTATTGCACGACGAGGTAGTGGCCAGGGTGACGTTGCCTGGCTACCAATGAAGAAATCTGAGCCGAGTTGGAGGCTTTTCATCGAAGGGATTTGGGACCATCAGTGGGTTCGGAATCCAACGGAATTAACAACAGAGTTGAATGATACGATATATGAAGCGAGTTGCGGAATAACGGACATTGCCGTTAAAATTTTTATGTTCTCTCAGATACGTGCGATAACATCAGGGACAGAAACGATAACCCCACAGATCATTAAGGGTGTCGTTAAAGATAGCCTGAAATTAGTTGAGCCGATGTTGAACGCGCTTCGCTCAGGCAACCTGAACGGCATTGCCAGGTTTGGCGATATCAATATTGCTCCAATCGATGGATTTATAGCGGCGGAGCAATCCAAGCTGGATTTAGGAAATTTGCTTCAAACGTTTCAGAAAACACAAAAAGAACAACAGGTGCAAGCTGAGCGATTGAAACAGGATGCCGTAGTGCGATTAACACTATTAGGGGTTCCAGAAAAAGAAGCCAAACATAATGTCAGCAAGATTACTTCAGATATGCCTCAAATTCAAAACATCCAAGAGGTTGTACAGGAGGCTTATAAGCTTCATCTTGGTCTAATTGAAGACAAGCAAGCTACAAGCAAGACACAACCACAAATTGATGATGAACGCGACTTGAGAAAGCTTGTTAAGGCAGGGAAAGAAAATGGTTTTACTGCCTACCAGGCGCTAAAAGATGCTGGATATATTGCCTCTGATTTTTCAATAGATACTGGAAGTGAACTCGGATGA